TTCTTCGCTGCCATTTCTCATTCTAAACGTCAGCCATGCGTCTTTAACGAGGTTCATAACACCTCCTGCTTAGGATAAAAACCGATGATGGGATCGTAAGTAAAATTAGGGTCATTCTCCGGCAACCAGATAGACAGGTATTTGGCGGATTTGAATCTGTCCTGTAACCGCGCTATCGCCTGAGTCAGTGATTCAGGCATGGGCTGCAACTTATCGGCATATTTGTTTTTGGGGAGTTTGAGGATGCTGAGTTGAACCGGGAATTTTTCATCCTCAACCCATGGTATCAATTCACCGTTTTCAGTCAGTTTGACGAGCAGGACATTGACGGTTTCTTGGTCGCTAAATCGGGTACTAATATCGCAATTATCGTCATACCAGCCGCGAGCACTACGATGACTATATTCGTGGCGTTGCCATTGCAGCACTTGTGACCGTGCCACGGCGTCCTTACTCCGGCCTTCCGCTATCGCGTCATCATCCCTGAATTTGAGGGCATCGGGGATTTGCTCATCGGCATCTTCGCCATAAACCGCTTCAATCAAGGTTCGCGCCTCAGCCGGAATGCGAATGGCACCCAAGCGCCGGAGTTCACGCAAGCCAAGCCATAAACGCCCGGCTGAACGATAAACATATTGCGTATTGCGGAAATTTTGGCTCAGCCAATCGGTTTTGGGTTGTTCATCCCATGCTGGCGCGTGGAGATATAATTCAGGTGCCGGGCGACTGTCAATAATACCCGGCTGATATTCTCCCTCGGCATTGCGGGTATGGCGATGCAGGCGGCCAACCCGTTGGATCAAATCATCAATCGGGCAGATATCAGCGATCATCACATCGGTATCGGCATCAAGGCTCTCCTGAAAAACCTGCGTGGTAATCAGGATTTTCCCTTGCCGCGCCCCCGGTTTGCTTTTCTTACCAAATGCTTTCAACACCCCATTTTCGATCCGTTTCCGGTCATGCAGAATAAAGCGGCTGTGGAACAGGGAACAATTTTCCGGCTGATCCATCTGCGACTGAATCAGCCGGAAGGCTTGCAGGGCATCATCCACGGAGTTACGCACCCAAACCACGCATTGCCCATTTTGCACCGCATTCAGGGCAATCTGTACGCATTCATCCAGATGATTGACGGTTTTTACCGCGACAGAGCGGCTGACATCCGCACGGCTGCGCAAGGGCGTTTCAATCAGGGGTTCTTCCGGGTCTAACGTGACTTGAGTGGCCAGTGGAAAAGCGGTTTCTTGCAGTTTCTGTGGCGCTATGCCGCCGGCTGATAACCAGATATCCACCAGCCGTTGGCGCTGTTTTAAGGAAAGGGTGGCGGTCAGCAGTATCACCGAACCGCCTTGATGCAGGTGCAGGCTTAACAGGCTTTCCAGCAAAGCAAACATATACTCGTCTGCGGCGTGTACCTCATCAAAAATTAATACCTTGCGATTTAACCCAATCATCCGCAGTGATTGATATTTTCTTGGCAAAACTGCCAGCAATGCCTGATCGATCGTTCCCACGCCCACCGAGGCCAGCAGTGCTTTTTTATTGGAATCGGCCAGCCATTGGTGGCACTGCGCGGTTGCAGTGGTATCGTCTCCGGCGTAATCGCTGTCGTTATGCTCGGAGGTCAGGATGATGTCACGGAAATGATCATTCATCTCGCGTGCACCATGTGCAAGAACAATACTGGGTAGCTTGCCATGCTGAGTATCGAACATCCGATGGTAGTGTTCAGCAATGCGGCCAAACATGGCGTTAGAGGTGGCCATGGTTGGCAGGCCGAAATAGAAGCCATCTGCCGCGCCGGTCTGCATCAGGCGATGAGTCAGGGCAAGGGCAGCTTCGGTTTTTCCGGCTCCCGTGACATCCTCCAGGATAAAAAGCTGCGGGGAGTCATCAATCGGGACTTCCTCCGCCCATTGTTGCAGTGGAGTTGGCGAAAAGCGGTAATAATCTTGAATTGAGGTGTAAGGCGATATCACCGGTGTATGATGGATATCAATGCCATTCAGGGCAATTTGCGCCTGTTTCTGGGCAATTCGCCAATATTCTGCCAACGGAAGGGCTTGGGTTTGATAACGGAAATGATAACTGTCAGAGCCTATCCAATCCGCCAGAACCACAAGGCCGGCAAGTTGCCAGCTTACTTGTTTCAGATTGTGTTGCCAGTCTTGTGACAGCAGTTTTTCCCGTGGCAGACGGGGTTGAAAAAGTTTAAGCAAATCATGGGTAAATACATTTGCGTCATCACTATTTTGGGGGTCAGTGAAATCAACAATATCATTGTGTTTACCGTCATCAATGGGCTTACCATGATGGCCAAGCATACACTGCATCAAGACCATCAGGGTATCCTGAGCATGGTCTTTTTCTCTGAGGGAGAGCGGGTTATTGTTTCCCACCAATGACAGCAGGACATCATCCCGAATATTTCGCCAGAAAAATAATCCCAATTGATCATGCCGGAAATTTCGGGAGTCGTAGGGTTTACGCTGATCAGGTTTAATAAGGTCAGTATTTTCTTGAGAATATAATTGCTGAAATGCCGAGGCAAATTTGCCGAGATCATGCAGCGCCAAAAAGAATGAAAACAGGTTTTGTAATGATTCCGGTGATAGCTGTAAAAAATCGGCCAGATCTTGCGTCAGTTTTTTTTGTGGTGCCAATAATAATTGGCCTACGGCGGCAACATCCAGACAATGGTAGGCCAGCAGATGATAGTTTTCGTCAGAATAGGGATTTTTTTTCGCTTTACCCCAATATCGTGTGAGGTAGCCAGAATGATTGATTAACTCAGGCATGTTTTTTCACCGTGAAATAAAATTTCAACCTGTCTCCATTCATGAAATCGCATTATTGAGGTTGTTATTCGATATATTGGCTAAACCGAAGTAAATAACCATCTGGATCTTGCACAAGGAATTCTCTCTGACAGATTTGAGTGTCGCCTATGCAGTAATAATTATTTTCTGCCGGGCGATAAAGTTCGATGTCATTAATTTTCAGACTGGCGAGAAGTGGGGTAATATCATCAACTTCAATCTGAAAATTAATACCACGCCCTAAAGGCTTATTAAGTTCTCCGGTATTCCAACCTTCATCATGAAATGCCTCCAGCATTAATTGCGCCTCCCCTAAACTTAAATAGGCAAAGTCAGGATCTTCTCGCTGGATTAATACTTCGAACCCTAATATTTTTTGATAGAAATTGAGCGAAACAGAAAAATCGGTCACAGTCAGTTCCGGCACCATGCGATTCCAGTATGTTATTTCTGTTGTGGTGTGAGTGCCCAAGATGTTTCCTTATGTGATTATATTATTTTAAAATAGCGGATCATGTAAAAAGTCAGTTAAATCATTTGCATTAACAACAGATTTGGATAATTTACCCGATTTTCTACCATTTCTTCATTAGGGTAATGTTTTATATGGAATATTGATCACATTTAAAATTATATGGGCGGACAGTAATAAAAATCCTATTGCATCAGAATCTAAATTCTGCTGGTTATTTTTATGACCGCCTTGTAATAATTTCACAATGTTTTTTCTTCTTTTAGGTTATTTTTATCTGCCAAAACTGCAATAATGACGGTTTATCCCCGTGCTTACGGGGAACATACATCCACTTTATAACGTCCACCTTCAAGCGCCGGTTTATCCCCGCACTTACGGGGAACATCTCCACTTCACCAAGCGAGAAAACTATAGATACGGTTCATCCCCGCACTCACGGGGAACACTATTAGTGTTTTTAACCATAAGTTAATTATCGCGGTTTATCCCCGCACTCACGGGGAACACTCAAAGTCGCCGATATCCGCCGCTGCCCGTACCGGTTTATCCCCGCACTCACGGGGAACACGGAGTAGGCGGACGCATTAGACGGTCGCGTTTCGGTTTATCCCCGCACTCACGGGGAACACCCGAGAGAGACCGCCGCTATCATCAGTAAGCGCGGTTTATCCCCGCACTCACGGGGAACACCCTCAACGCCTTGAGCTTTTGCTGATACTCGGCGGTTTATCCCCGCACTCACGGGGAACACTCATAGGCCGAGTTATAAACTGGTCAGTAATGGCGGTTTATCCCCGCACTCACGGGGAACACTTCTCAATGGCATAACGCTCTGCGGCCGTTTCCGGTTTATCCCCGCACTCACGGGGAACACCCTACTGTTAGCTCGACTAATGTCAAAGTGGACGGTTTATCCCCGCACTCACGGGGAACACGGAATAATGGCGATTTTGAGTACTGATAATGCCGGTTTATCCCCGCACTCACGGGGAACACATAACCGATGCCGGCATTACCGAACGGCACGTCGGTTTATCCCCGCACTCACGGGGAACACTTTGTAATTATTGAATCGAGTCTTTATATTCCGGTTTATCCCCGCACTCACGGGGAACACATTTCAAATATTCTGCTCTGGCGATACCCATACGGTTTATCCCCGCACTCACGGGGAACACGGGATGCAATTCTCTGATTACGGTAAGAATCACGGTTTATCCCCGCACTCACGGGGAACACAAAAAGTCAGCTATTTGTTTTAATGTTGAATACGGTTTATCCCCGCACTCACGGGGAACACAATAGAGCCAGTGGGTAGTTTTCCATGATGATCGGTTTATCCCCGCACTCACGGGGAACACTTAAAATGCTTAAAATTTGGCAGGTTTTGATAACGGTTTATCCCCGCACTCACGGGGAACACCTTTCCGTAAATTTGCCATTCTCCCATTCCTTCGGTTTATCCCCGCACTCACGGGGAACACGTGGATATCATTAACCAGAAACACGCAGAAGCCGGTTTATCCCCGCACTCACGGGGAACACTCGTACAAAATTTAATAGGAAATAAATAGATGCGGTTTATCCCCGCACTCACGGGGAACACTGATGCCGTAGGACGGTTGGCCCCTGGTGAACCGGTTTATCCCCGCACTCACGGGGAACACCACCGTGGTACCCAGCACCACCAAATCCAATACGGTTTATCCCCGCACTCACGGGGAACACGGAAATTAAATCGCATATTGTTTCCACGAATGCGGTTTATCCCCGCACTCACGGGGAACACCTGAACAATGCACGGTACAGAAACATATAGCCCGGTTTATCCCCGCACTCACGGGGAACACATGTGCCGTTGCGTACAAAATATTTGAATACGCGGTTTATCCCCGCACTCACGGGGAACACCCCTTCAGCTATAGCATCCTCCACGCTGATATCGGTTTATCCCCGCACTCACGGGGAACACCCAGCCCGGCATATGCTACAAATCGCTGCCAATCGGTTTATCCCCGCACTCACGGGGAACACGTTGAACAGGTAAAAGAAGAAATTACTAATACCGGTTTATCCCCGCACTCACGGGGAACACTCCTCTATAGTTGATTTAAATCGTTGTTTTAACGGTTTATCCCCGCACTCACGGGGAACACAATGATTATCTAAACCACGAACACATAGAATGCGGTTTATCCCCGCACTCACGGGGAACACTAATAGCGCGGGTTGCGCAGTTCGGGGATTTGCGGTTTATCCCCGCACTCACGGGGAACACACAGAATCCTCGTCTACCACAAACTCATCTGGCGGTTTATCCCCGCACTCACGGGGAACACTCCCTTGTTTTTAGTTGCTATCCGTTCGTTCACGGTTTATCCCCGCACTCACGGGGAACACAATGATTATCTAAACCACGAACACATAGAATGCGGTTTATCCCCGCACTCACGGGGAACACATGCCAGTGAGCATAGTAGTTTGTCGCATTGACGGTTTATCCCCGCACTCACGGGGAACACGAACCACTTACGAGTATCAACCCGTAATTTTGCGGTTTATCCCCGCACTCACGGGGAACACCGGATACCATCACTTTGCAAAAACTGACTCGGCGGTTTATCCCCGCACTCACGGGGAACACATACTGATTTGCCCCTTCAATACCAAGACTGCCGGTTTATCCCCGCACTCACGGGGAACACTTTATATCTCTGTATCCATTTAACTAAGGGGACGGTTTATCCCCGCACTCACGGGGAACACAATTTCTGACGCCTCCAGTATCCGTCGCTGGGCGGTTTATCCCCGCACTCACGGGGAACACTTAATGCCCCCGGTTAATACACCTGGCAATGTCGGTTTATCCCCGCACTCACGGGGAACACAGGCAGTGAATGGCTAACCTAAACCAATGTAACGGTTTATCCCCGCACTCACGGGGAACACAGTGATAATAACACTTAGTTATTTTTTGGGTCCGGTTTATCCCCGCACTCACGGGGAACACACTCTCCACTGCTTCATCCGGTTTATTGATCCCGGTTTATCCCCGCACTCACGGGGAACACCACCCCTTCCGCTTTCGCGTGGGCGATAATGTCGGTTTATCCCCGCACTCACGGGGAACACTGCAACCCCCTGAGACATAACCTCAGCGAATACGGTTTATCCCCGCACTCACGGGGAACACCGTGCTTTTAACGTCCACTATCCAATGATGAGCGGTTTATCCCCGCACTCACGGGGAACACGTCAAAATCATTGATAGGATTAATGTCCAGTGCGGTTTATCCCCGCACTCACGGGGAACACATAAACATAACTGGTGGTTCATGGTGGTGTTACGGTTTATCCCCGCACTCACGGGGAACACGATTAAGTAGTGCAATATTCTACTTAGGAAACCGGTTTATCCCCGCACTCACGGGGAACACCGGGACGGGTACACCAACCGGTAACGCTGAGCCGGTTTATCCCCGCACTCACGGGGAACACGTTGCAGATTGCCATGATAATAAATCACGCAGCGGTTTATCCCCGCACTCACGGGGAACACAAAAGTCGGAGCGCCAGTGATAGTAAAAGTTACGGTTTATCCCCGCACTCACGGGGAACACCTGAACAGGATTATGTACGTCTCCTCGGAGAACGGTTTATCCCCGCACTCACGGGGAACACCAGCTTGTACCAACCAGCTAGCCCATGTGTGTCGGTTTATCCCCGCACTCACGGGGAACACCTGAGTAGGCGCGGGAAGCGATACATGAATGCCGGTTTATCCCCGCACTCACGGGGAACACTTGGTTGATGGCTTGGTATGGACGAACACCCACGGTTTATCCCCGCACTCACGGGGAACACTGTTGCAGATTGCCATGATAATAAATCACGCAGCGGTTTATCCCCGCACTCACGGGGAACACTCCAGCGCCTTAATCAGCGCATCCAACTGACGCGGTTTATCCCCGCACTCACGGGGAACACCAGCAAGAGATGCAGAGGGAGAGTTTTATCGTCGGTTTATCCCCGCACTCACGGGGAACACAAACGTATCAATAAACGCCCAGTAAACGCAGACGGTTTATCCCCGCACTCACGGGGAACACGCCATGATAATAAATCACGCAGCTTATCAACTCGGTTTATCCCCGCACTCACGGGGAACACTATATCGGCTAGACCTGGATCATTCATACTATCGGTTTATCCCCGCACTCACGGGGAACACCTCCATGTACATTCTTACCGCCATATCCGCGCCGGTTTATCCCCGCACTCACGGGGAACACGAAGCCAAGTTAGAACTGGTTAGAATGAACATACGGTTTATCCCCGCACTCACGGGGAACACGGAGAAGCTGGAGATGGTCAATAAATATGCTCACGGTTTATCCCCGCACTCACGGGGAACACTCATTGTTCATTAATCGTTTCATTCAAACCCTCGGTTTATCCCCGCACTCACGGGGAACACCATTGTCTTGTTGTATATTTTCCGACATATTACGGTTTATCCCCGCACTCACGGGGAACACTGCATTATCCCCCCTGTTCACTGTGATCAAGGCGGTTTATCCCCGCACTCACGGGGAACACTCAACACGATAACCCACGATATCCGAATTATCCGGTTTATCCCCGCACTCACGGGGAACACATCGGCCTGAACCTGCATCAGCACTACGTCCCCGGTTTATCCCCGCACTCACGGGGAACACACATAAGACACAAAGTCAGCGTTGGAATCCTGCGGTTTATCCCCGCACTCACGGGGAACACATCGACCTCCAGTACAATGGCACCAACATATTCGGTTTATCCCCGCACTCACGGGGAACACGACCAGCCATTACGTTGTTGGTTAAAGTGATTCGGTTTATCCCCGCACTCACGGGGAACACTGGCTACGTGCCAACTCAGAGGTTAGTGAGTACGGTTTATCCCCGCACTCACGGGGAACACTAGAAAAAGTGGATATTAGAAACTGTTGATTTCGGTTTATCCCCGCACTCACGGGGAACACGTAATCCACGCCCTGACTGATGACGCCTGCCACGGTTTATCCCCGCACTCACGGGGAACACACCACCGGGGGAATCGATATCCAGACAAATACCGGTTTATCCCCGCACTCACGGGGAACACGAAAAGCGCGTTCATTTTTGGTGACAGAATATCGGTTTATCCCCGCACTCACGGGGAACACACCAATTTTATCCCACTGTTTTACAACCCCTTTTTAGGGCGAAAAAATTCTACCATCTTTTCCGCCTATAAATCAGGCAAATTTTTTTCTCGAATTAGCCTTTGTAACGCAGGTCACATTTGATCCATATCGACCAGACCAACAAAATGTTGCAGGAATAAAAGGAGAGCGCAGCAAAGGCACAGAGTTAGTGACAGGCGCGTGTGACTCATCACAATTTCAGACCTTGCTGATCAATAAGATGCGAGTATATTGGCATTTTTCACTCAAAAGCGTGTTGTAATGAGGTATAAATGTGTTAAAACCGCAGGTTATTCATTTGTGCCTATCAATAACTGATCGTATTACATTAAAAATGAAGAAAAAACGCCCAGCTTTACAAGATGTTGCAGACCTCGTTGGGGTCACCAAAATGACGGTCAGCCGTTTTTTACGTCATCCCGATCAGGTTTCTGAGGCATTGGGAAAACGAATAGCGGAAGCGGTGGATCAACTGAGTTACATTCCCAATCGCGTACCGGATATTCTTTCCAATTCCACCAGTCGCACAATCGGTGTTTTGCTCCCTTCATTGACCAATCAGGTGTTTGCCGAAGTGATTCGTGGCATCGAGCATGTGACGGATCGCAACGGCTATCAGACCATGCTTGCCCACTATGGTTATTCAGCCCAGAAAGAAGAAGAGCGTTTGCTCTCCCTGCTTTCTTACAATATTGATGGACTGATTTTGGCAGAGCGCACGCACACACCTAAGACGTTGAAAGTATTGCAAACCGTCGGCATTCCCGTTGTTGAATTGATGGACAGTGTGTCGCCTTGCCTGGATATTGCTGTCGGGATCGATAATTTTGACGCGGCGCGTCAGATGACTCTGGCGATGATCGAACGTGGCTGCAAGAATATCATTTATCTTGGTGCACGGCAGGATGAACGGACGTTGATCCGTTTGCAAGGGTTTGAAATGGCAATGCACAGTGCCGGACTGCAAGCGAGAAAAATGATGACGCCCGTTAGTTCCTCCTATTCATTGGGAGCGCAGCTTTTGCAAGAGTCCTGCCAGAAATATCCCGAAGTTGATGGCCTGTTTTGTACGAATGACGATATTGCCATCGGGGCGATTTTTGAGTGCCAGCGACAAGGGATCAAAGTACCGGAAGAAATCGCTGTAGCCGGCTTTCATGGCCATGATATCGGTCAGGTCATGACGCCCAAACTTGCCAGTGTGCTGACGCCTCGTGATCTCATCGGCCGCAAGGCTGCGGAATCCCTGCTTGCCCGTTTGAAAGGAGAAAAACTGGAGCAAACGCTGGTCGATGTTGGATTTACTCTTTCATTGGGCGAGAGTGTTTAACAAATGAAAAATGTTTAGCAGATAAAAGTGTTTAATTTTTGTAGCTCAACATGATGATTTCCCATCTTCAATTGCGATAAACCTCACATTTTCCTTTTCTGGCGATCCTGATTGATTGCTCACCATCCTGTACTGCTGTTAATGTTACCGATAATAAGTTACCGGTAACATTTTGTAGGTGCTATTTCATGGCAAAAATTTTGCAGATAAGTCAAATGGATATCTAAGCAGAAAGATCCGTATAAAGGAGTTTGATATGAGTGATATCCAACAACCAAACCATGTTTTTGTATTGATGGGGGTATCCGGCAGCGGTAAATCCGCGGTTGCCAATGGTGTTGCCCGTGAATTGGGGGCGGCGTTTCTGGATGGGGATTTCCTGCATCCCCGTGCCAACATTAACAAAATGGCACAGGGCCACGCCTTAAATGATGATGACCGTCAGCCGTGGCTGAAGGCACTCAATGACGCCATTTTTGCCATGCAGCGTACCAATCACACCTCTCTGCTCGTGTGCTCTGCTTTGAAAAAAAGTTATCGGGATAGGTTGCGTGAGGGCAATAACCACCTGTCATTTCTCTATATGAAAGGCGATTTTGACTTAATTGAAAGCCGCCTGAAAGCGCGCAAAGGGCACTTCTTCAAACCGCAAATGCTGATCTCGCAATTTGAGACACTGGAAGAACCGGCCAGTGACGAAACCGATGTCCATCACATTGATATCCAACCTGCTCTTGATGACGTCATCAAAAATGCAATTAACGTTATTGAACATATTCAATCCATTGATCGTATTAGTGAGGAGCATTCATGAGTACTGTAACGCTGGTTCTGACCGCCGTCGGCTCGGTTCTCCTGTTATTGTTTCTGGTGATGAAAGCCCGAATGCACGCTTTTATTGCCCTGATGCTGGTTTCCGTGGGCGCGGGGGTTTTTTCGGGAATGCCATTGGAGAAAATCACGCAAACCATACAAAACGGTATGGCAGGGACGTTGGGCTTTCTTGCCGTTGTTGTGGCTCTTGGGGCGATGTTTGGCAAGATCCTGCATGAAACCGGGGCGTTAGACCAGATTGCCGTGAAACTGTTGGGTTGCTTTGGGGAAAAGCGGGCGAACTACGCATTAGGGATTGCCGGTCTTATCTGTGCACTGCCACTGTTTTTTGACGTGGCTGTGGTGTTGTTGATTGGCGTGGTATTTGCGGTTGCGCGCCGCACCCGTGGTAATGTGGTGAAACTGGCGATCCCACTGTTTGCCGGTGTGGCAGCCGCGGCTGCATTTTTGGTTCCGGGACCGACCCCGATGATGCTGGCTTCCCAGATGGGGGCTGACTTTGGCTGGATGATCCTGATTGGCTTGAGTGCGGCTGTGCCTGGCATGTTATTGGCTGGCCCGATGTACGGCAATCTTATCAGTAAATATGTGACGCTGGATTTGCCCAAGGATCTGGGTACCCCCAGTATTGGCAAAAGTCAGATGCCCTCTTTGGGTTTGAGCTTGGCGTTAGTCCTGTTCCCATTGGTGTTGGTGGGTCTGAAAACCATTGGTGCGCGTTTTGTTGATCAACAATCCACGCTATACCAGTGGCTGGAATTTATCGGCCATCCTTTTACTGCGATTTTAATTGCGTGTCTGGTGGCGATTTACGGTTTGGCGATCCGTCGTGGCATGAGCAAAGAAAAAGTCATGGATATCTGTTCCGAAGCGATTCAACCGGCGGGGATTATTTTGCTGGTCACGGGAGCAGGTGGCGTCTTTAAACAAGTGCTGGTGGATTCAGGGGTTGGGCCGGCATTGGGGAATGCGTTGGTCGGGGCTGGTCTGCCCATTGCGCTGGCCTGTTTTATTCTGTCGGGGGCGGTGCGGGTGATTCAGGGTTCGGCCACGGTTGCGTGTTTGACCACGGTCGGGTTGGTTCTGCCGGTGATTAGCGAACTGGGCTATTCCGGTGCGCAAATGGCCGCGTTGTCAGTGTGTATTGCCGGCGGTTCTTTGGTACTTAGCCATGTGAATGATTCTGGTTTCTGGCTGTTTGGTAAGTTTACCGGTGCAACAGAAGCACAGACCCTGAAAACCTGGACGATCATGGAAACCATCCTTGGCACAACCGGCGCGATTGTTGGCATGATCTATTTCGCCATGTTGTGAAGCCTTTTTAAGATATTTCTAACAACGCCTTAATGCTTGATTAAGGCGTTTTTTTCATCAATTTTTCTATTTCTCAATATATTTTCAACATAAGGTTGTTGTTTCTATCATTAAGCTATCAGTCATTGACTTATAGTTTTTGGGTGATAGCATAAATTTTATCTATACGCCATTGAACGACAGTCATGTTATTTATTGAAACAAAATTATTTACGGATGATGTAGTTCAGTTACTGACAGATGATGAATACCGCGAATTTCAGGAGTTTTTGGCTATTCGTCCTGAATTTGGCCAAGTTATCCCTGATACCGGAGGGCTTCGTAAAATTCGATGGGCTTCCTATAGAACAGGAAAACGTGGTGGTGTGAGAATCATTTATTACTACAAATTATCTGATTCACAAATCAGATTATTGCTAATCTATAAAAAAGGGATCAAAGATAATTTAACGGAAAAAGAGAAAAAAATATTACGTAGTCTCAATGAGAGGTGGTAGATGGATGCAAAATTGTTTGAGCGTCTGACTGAAAGCATGACGCAAATGAATGAAATTATTGATGGTATTCGCGAACCCTCTCGCGAAACGCACGTAATTGCTGTACAGGTAAAGCACATTCGTCAATTGACGGGATTGTCCCAGACTGGATTTGCAAAATTGATTTCAGTGAATGTTGATACATTGAGGAATTGGGAACAAGGACGCCGTCAGCCTACGGGACCAGCAAAAGCGCTTTTACGTGCCATTGAACGTGATCCAGAGCACGTCTTGTTAGCGCTTCAGGTATAAGCTAACCGACTATATTTAAAATATAAAAGAAGCATGTGGCATTCCCGACATGCTTCTTTTTTTGATTATCATTAACTTCATAGACTAAGCGATAGCCAGAAGCACGTAATTTCAGACTATAAGTCATCGAGATTAACGCTCACAAATTCAGGGGCTTTCATGCGTTCATCTACAATGCGATTTAATTCGACATCTTCTGTAAGTTGTTGGAATTTCATTCACTATAGTGCTTTTAACAACGCCATAAGCTGCTGAT
This genomic interval from Xenorhabdus doucetiae contains the following:
- a CDS encoding bleomycin resistance protein, with translation MVPELTVTDFSVSLNFYQKILGFEVLIQREDPDFAYLSLGEAQLMLEAFHDEGWNTGELNKPLGRGINFQIEVDDITPLLASLKINDIELYRPAENNYYCIGDTQICQREFLVQDPDGYLLRFSQYIE
- the gntU gene encoding gluconate transporter, whose amino-acid sequence is MSTVTLVLTAVGSVLLLLFLVMKARMHAFIALMLVSVGAGVFSGMPLEKITQTIQNGMAGTLGFLAVVVALGAMFGKILHETGALDQIAVKLLGCFGEKRANYALGIAGLICALPLFFDVAVVLLIGVVFAVARRTRGNVVKLAIPLFAGVAAAAAFLVPGPTPMMLASQMGADFGWMILIGLSAAVPGMLLAGPMYGNLISKYVTLDLPKDLGTPSIGKSQMPSLGLSLALVLFPLVLVGLKTIGARFVDQQSTLYQWLEFIGHPFTAILIACLVAIYGLAIRRGMSKEKVMDICSEAIQPAGIILLVTGAGGVFKQVLVDSGVGPALGNALVGAGLPIALACFILSGAVRVIQGSATVACLTTVGLVLPVISELGYSGAQMAALSVCIAGGSLVLSHVNDSGFWLFGKFTGATEAQTLKTWTIMETILGTTGAIVGMIYFAML
- a CDS encoding helix-turn-helix domain-containing protein, with amino-acid sequence MDAKLFERLTESMTQMNEIIDGIREPSRETHVIAVQVKHIRQLTGLSQTGFAKLISVNVDTLRNWEQGRRQPTGPAKALLRAIERDPEHVLLALQV
- a CDS encoding toxin HigB-2 codes for the protein MLFIETKLFTDDVVQLLTDDEYREFQEFLAIRPEFGQVIPDTGGLRKIRWASYRTGKRGGVRIIYYYKLSDSQIRLLLIYKKGIKDNLTEKEKKILRSLNERW
- a CDS encoding CRISPR-associated helicase/endonuclease Cas3, translated to MPELINHSGYLTRYWGKAKKNPYSDENYHLLAYHCLDVAAVGQLLLAPQKKLTQDLADFLQLSPESLQNLFSFFLALHDLGKFASAFQQLYSQENTDLIKPDQRKPYDSRNFRHDQLGLFFWRNIRDDVLLSLVGNNNPLSLREKDHAQDTLMVLMQCMLGHHGKPIDDGKHNDIVDFTDPQNSDDANVFTHDLLKLFQPRLPREKLLSQDWQHNLKQVSWQLAGLVVLADWIGSDSYHFRYQTQALPLAEYWRIAQKQAQIALNGIDIHHTPVISPYTSIQDYYRFSPTPLQQWAEEVPIDDSPQLFILEDVTGAGKTEAALALTHRLMQTGAADGFYFGLPTMATSNAMFGRIAEHYHRMFDTQHGKLPSIVLAHGAREMNDHFRDIILTSEHNDSDYAGDDTTATAQCHQWLADSNKKALLASVGVGTIDQALLAVLPRKYQSLRMIGLNRKVLIFDEVHAADEYMFALLESLLSLHLHQGGSVILLTATLSLKQRQRLVDIWLSAGGIAPQKLQETAFPLATQVTLDPEEPLIETPLRSRADVSRSVAVKTVNHLDECVQIALNAVQNGQCVVWVRNSVDDALQAFRLIQSQMDQPENCSLFHSRFILHDRKRIENGVLKAFGKKSKPGARQGKILITTQVFQESLDADTDVMIADICPIDDLIQRVGRLHRHTRNAEGEYQPGIIDSRPAPELYLHAPAWDEQPKTDWLSQNFRNTQYVYRSAGRLWLGLRELRRLGAIRIPAEARTLIEAVYGEDADEQIPDALKFRDDDAIAEGRSKDAVARSQVLQWQRHEYSHRSARGWYDDNCDISTRFSDQETVNVLLVKLTENGELIPWVEDEKFPVQLSILKLPKNKYADKLQPMPESLTQAIARLQDRFKSAKYLSIWLPENDPNFTYDPIIGFYPKQEVL
- the gntR gene encoding gluconate operon transcriptional repressor GntR, translated to MKKKRPALQDVADLVGVTKMTVSRFLRHPDQVSEALGKRIAEAVDQLSYIPNRVPDILSNSTSRTIGVLLPSLTNQVFAEVIRGIEHVTDRNGYQTMLAHYGYSAQKEEERLLSLLSYNIDGLILAERTHTPKTLKVLQTVGIPVVELMDSVSPCLDIAVGIDNFDAARQMTLAMIERGCKNIIYLGARQDERTLIRLQGFEMAMHSAGLQARKMMTPVSSSYSLGAQLLQESCQKYPEVDGLFCTNDDIAIGAIFECQRQGIKVPEEIAVAGFHGHDIGQVMTPKLASVLTPRDLIGRKAAESLLARLKGEKLEQTLVDVGFTLSLGESV
- the gntK gene encoding gluconokinase; the protein is MSDIQQPNHVFVLMGVSGSGKSAVANGVARELGAAFLDGDFLHPRANINKMAQGHALNDDDRQPWLKALNDAIFAMQRTNHTSLLVCSALKKSYRDRLREGNNHLSFLYMKGDFDLIESRLKARKGHFFKPQMLISQFETLEEPASDETDVHHIDIQPALDDVIKNAINVIEHIQSIDRISEEHS